A region from the Vicia villosa cultivar HV-30 ecotype Madison, WI linkage group LG3, Vvil1.0, whole genome shotgun sequence genome encodes:
- the LOC131657880 gene encoding uncharacterized protein LOC131657880, producing MQEALELLEILGEFRPVMGGEDTIKWWPSADGCFSVSSCYSLLRDRQLEEVVEAHTMEAINRTWDTAVPSKIKVFGWRFFLNRLPSKDQLERRNIINRVEDKLCVFCSVVNEDLAHMGFLCFFAAKVWDRVAVWLNIRASVWMKKNQIGIIWLATVWSLWNTRNNFIFNNCDIVLDEVVVGIKMVSWIWVSVGATNRVFFPFYSWLQAPLVALKNL from the coding sequence ATGCAGGAAGCATTAGAATTACTAGAGATTTTAGGTGAATTCAGGCCTGTTATGGGTGGAGAAGACACAATAAAATGGTGGCCAAGTGCGGATGGTTGTTTTTCGGTTAGTAGCTGCTATTCATTGTTGCGGGATCGTCAGTTAGAAGAGGTGGTTGAAGCGCATACTATGGAGGCGATTAACAGAACTTGGGACACAGCGGTGCCGTCAAAAATCAAGGTTTTCGGGTGGCGGTTTTTTCTAAATAGATTACCGTCAAAAGATCAATTAGAGAGAAGGAATATTATTAACAGGGTGGAGGACAAACTGTGTGTTTTCTGCTCTGTGGTGAATGAAGACTTAGCTCATATGGGCTTTTTATGTTTCTTTGCTGCAAAGGTGTGGGACAGAGTTGCTGTTTGGCTGAACATTAGGGCGTCTGTTTGGATGAAAAAGAATCAAATTGGTATAATATGGCTGGCTACGGTATGGTCCCTTTGGAATACAAGAAACAATTTCATCTTCAACAACTGTGATATTGTTCTAGATGAAGTGGTGGTGGGCATCAAAATGGTTTCTTGGATTTGGGTTTCGGTGGGTGCGACTAACCGTGTTTTTTTTCCGTTTTACTCTTGGCTTCAAGCCCCGTTGGTGGCCTTAAAAAACTTATAG